Proteins from a single region of Amycolatopsis sp. CA-230715:
- a CDS encoding oxygenase MpaB family protein — MRGYKWLDRRLAELDPHTQYHEIVRLFGEYRLNEFLLNIGYTLSFMDVSMPPHGAKGLVDGGRASIDRPQQRFEGSLYFFWSWYLFPSDSDQVKRSMRRLNGIHAGAARTAPGSFTENADYVQGMSLLALVFHRLQRLAGLPGFPEHLRIALHNWTRDLSRLLTAENDVPVTDFPTDFDTMAALADAYDEHPWRQTDNGHAVSEAFIQQFCDRWFPAPLKPMARTVVLTMIPENVRHVMRLDDPHPIGAALVRAGLRVMFTVQGWLPDPRTPIYRRKIGKRDSPALKRLKETGGRTAEPAKRAAVRS, encoded by the coding sequence ATGCGCGGGTACAAATGGCTCGACCGGCGACTCGCCGAACTCGACCCGCACACGCAGTACCACGAGATCGTCCGGTTGTTCGGGGAATACCGGCTCAACGAGTTCCTGCTGAACATCGGCTACACGCTGAGCTTCATGGACGTGTCGATGCCACCGCACGGCGCCAAGGGGCTGGTCGACGGCGGCCGCGCCTCGATCGACCGCCCCCAGCAGCGGTTCGAAGGCAGCCTGTACTTCTTCTGGTCGTGGTACCTCTTTCCGTCCGATTCGGACCAGGTGAAGCGGTCGATGCGGCGACTGAACGGCATCCACGCCGGCGCGGCCAGAACCGCGCCGGGAAGCTTCACCGAGAACGCGGACTACGTGCAGGGGATGTCCCTGCTGGCGCTGGTGTTCCACCGCCTGCAGCGGCTCGCCGGGCTCCCCGGGTTCCCGGAGCACCTGCGCATCGCCCTGCACAACTGGACGCGTGACCTCAGCAGGTTACTGACCGCCGAAAACGACGTGCCGGTAACGGATTTCCCCACCGACTTCGACACGATGGCCGCACTCGCCGACGCCTACGACGAGCACCCGTGGCGCCAGACCGACAACGGGCACGCGGTCAGCGAAGCGTTCATCCAGCAGTTCTGCGACCGGTGGTTCCCCGCCCCGCTGAAACCGATGGCGCGGACGGTGGTGCTCACCATGATCCCGGAGAACGTTCGGCACGTGATGCGGCTCGACGATCCGCACCCGATCGGCGCGGCGCTGGTGCGGGCGGGACTGCGGGTGATGTTCACCGTGCAGGGCTGGCTCCCCGACCCCCGTACGCCGATCTACCGGCGCAAGATCGGGAAGCGGGACAGCCCCGCGCTCAAGCGGCTCAAGGAGACGGGCGGCCGCACCGCGGAACCCGCCAAGCGGGCGGCCGTCCGGTCCTGA
- a CDS encoding nucleotide pyrophosphohydrolase — MDLDQLTARLRAFADARDWHQFHNPKNLVMALTGEAGELAELFQWRTPEESAQIMDDPDTAQRVRHEIADVLAYLLRLADVLDVDVIAALAAKIDVNEAKYPVRLAKGSARKYDELD; from the coding sequence ATGGACCTCGACCAGCTCACCGCCCGGCTGCGCGCGTTCGCCGACGCGCGCGACTGGCACCAGTTCCACAACCCGAAGAACCTCGTGATGGCGCTGACCGGCGAAGCGGGTGAACTGGCCGAGCTGTTCCAGTGGCGCACCCCCGAGGAGTCCGCCCAGATCATGGACGACCCGGACACCGCGCAACGCGTGCGCCACGAGATCGCCGACGTGCTGGCCTACCTCCTGCGCCTCGCGGATGTGCTCGACGTGGACGTCATCGCCGCACTGGCAGCCAAGATCGACGTGAACGAAGCGAAGTACCCGGTGCGGCTGGCCAAGGGCAGCGCCCGCAAGTACGACGAACTGGACTGA
- a CDS encoding GNAT family N-acetyltransferase, whose product MRFDDGGPFAGARLSSVTPDDCAELFVLQRCCWAQEALVNDTLDIPALHESLEDVREWTKTWSTWIVRLGPRLIGAVRGQLDGDAWEIGRLMVAPDLAGRGLGRRLLAHAERQAPVEARRYTLFTGARSARNIAMYERAGYRLTTSSGAVRGAVHLVKDR is encoded by the coding sequence GTGAGATTCGACGACGGGGGCCCGTTCGCGGGCGCACGCCTCAGCTCGGTCACCCCGGACGACTGCGCGGAACTGTTCGTGTTGCAGCGGTGCTGCTGGGCGCAGGAAGCGCTGGTGAACGACACGCTCGACATCCCGGCGCTGCACGAAAGCCTCGAAGACGTGCGGGAGTGGACGAAGACCTGGTCGACCTGGATCGTGCGGCTCGGGCCGCGGTTGATCGGTGCCGTGCGGGGGCAACTCGACGGTGACGCGTGGGAGATCGGCAGGCTGATGGTGGCCCCCGACCTGGCCGGTCGCGGACTGGGCAGGCGGCTGCTCGCCCACGCGGAGCGGCAGGCACCGGTGGAAGCACGCCGCTACACGCTCTTCACCGGCGCCCGCAGCGCCCGCAACATCGCGATGTACGAGCGTGCGGGTTACCGGCTCACCACCTCGTCCGGGGCCGTCCGCGGTGCCGTGCACCTGGTCAAGGACCGCTGA
- a CDS encoding AraC family transcriptional regulator: MSRTPFPVVPVTRGMMSGVDGPSLPENGCAALWLGPGHAVYRGPSLRLDAHSGSVACLAIGVDGPFTVHRDGRPDVLARSALIAPRVRHRLVAAGERMLFCYLDPSSTRRLSGERRMTGGDDDVRVRHRDEPELIALADGDLGDWVDVAAPRSATSGDPRIRDAAASIRAAAHRTVSAGELAAACGLSTSRFRHLFRDETGTSFRRYRLWARMLAAADLIADGSDLTTAATEAGFATPSHFSDSFHGMFGLPPSRLLAARVTFACGSGHS, encoded by the coding sequence ATGTCCCGCACCCCTTTCCCGGTCGTACCGGTCACTCGCGGGATGATGTCCGGTGTGGACGGGCCCTCGCTTCCAGAAAACGGCTGCGCCGCGTTGTGGCTGGGGCCGGGCCACGCCGTCTACCGGGGACCGTCGTTGCGGCTCGACGCGCATTCCGGTTCGGTGGCCTGCCTGGCGATCGGCGTGGACGGCCCGTTCACCGTGCACCGCGACGGTCGCCCCGACGTGCTCGCCCGCAGCGCGCTCATCGCACCCCGTGTGCGGCACCGGTTGGTGGCGGCCGGGGAACGCATGCTGTTCTGCTACCTCGATCCCAGCTCGACGCGGCGGCTCAGCGGCGAGCGGCGCATGACCGGCGGTGACGACGACGTGCGCGTGCGGCACCGCGACGAACCCGAGCTGATCGCGCTCGCGGACGGCGACCTCGGCGACTGGGTGGACGTGGCCGCACCGAGGTCGGCCACGTCGGGTGATCCGCGGATCCGGGACGCGGCGGCGTCGATCAGGGCGGCCGCGCACCGGACGGTCTCGGCGGGCGAACTGGCGGCGGCCTGCGGCCTGTCCACCTCGCGGTTCCGCCACCTGTTCCGCGACGAGACGGGCACGAGCTTCCGGCGCTACCGGCTGTGGGCGCGGATGCTGGCGGCCGCGGACCTGATCGCCGACGGTAGTGACCTCACCACGGCGGCGACGGAGGCGGGCTTCGCCACGCCGTCGCATTTCAGCGACTCCTTCCACGGCATGTTCGGGTTGCCGCCCAGCAGGTTGCTCGCCGCGCGCGTCACGTTCGCTTGCGGTTCCGGACACTCCTGA
- a CDS encoding DUF4345 family protein, with the protein MVLTVAVAVFFFGMGGYGLVAPASLVRPFGLGAGTADARTEVRAVYGGFGIAVAGLLAAAAADVGGIGKGAVFAVAVALLGMAAGRVVARCVERPSAFYPSWFYFWVEVIAGVLLLAFGTPS; encoded by the coding sequence ATGGTGCTCACCGTGGCGGTGGCGGTGTTCTTCTTCGGCATGGGCGGCTACGGACTGGTGGCGCCCGCGTCGCTGGTCAGGCCGTTCGGGCTCGGCGCGGGCACCGCCGACGCGCGCACCGAGGTCCGCGCGGTCTACGGCGGGTTCGGGATCGCGGTCGCCGGCCTGCTGGCCGCCGCGGCCGCCGATGTGGGTGGGATCGGCAAAGGAGCGGTGTTCGCCGTCGCCGTCGCGCTCCTCGGCATGGCGGCCGGGCGGGTGGTCGCGCGCTGCGTGGAACGCCCGTCGGCCTTCTACCCGTCGTGGTTCTACTTCTGGGTCGAAGTGATCGCGGGAGTCCTGCTCCTCGCATTCGGCACACCGTCCTGA
- a CDS encoding tetratricopeptide repeat protein — protein MNDEIRNTVTGDVFFSTVIQGRDITVVLPPRIIPAMTGLPPATPSFTGRDSDLAALLDTLTPSETAEGPVPTLVTAAVGGMGGIGKTELALQAARTALDRGWFPGGVLFTDMRGYETDPGLRHGPGHALESFLRAVGVPGEHIPADVQDRSRLLRSVLATYAAKGRRVLLVIDNVSTSGQAVPLLPSDGSCAAIVTSRHVLADLDARLLNLDTLPVDLGADLLDKALLLRDPADSRVHDHPGDAARLAELCAGLPLALRIVAAQLAANPAKPLAAMTTDLGDVASRLDGMTFADRAVHAVFDSSYHQLVGDRARLFRLLSLNPGPDFSSSAAASLAGLAEADARRGLEALAQAHLIEPGTGYDRWRLHDLLRLHSARHGELHAEPDRREQALARLLGYYLTTTGAANAHLDPRVEEPGALGFPDQEHALNWLDVEYANLTAATFTVLADHPAIGRDLPQAMWHFLRRRRYLNDWIALSEAAVDAARSLADRDGEATALNALGSALQEMGRIEEAVTAHTDAARFYRDVGNHHGEGKALINLGAALLRNKLADQAVTALHGAAEMFQQTGDRVHEVMALQNLGTALRAQGRLDEAVTIHTDVVRIYRDLRDRHGEAIAADNLGSSLHEVQRFDEAIDAHRSAARYYHEEGDHYGEAMALNSLGLSLREVQRTEEAITAHQDAARLAREVGDHDGEAMALNNLGNALGGIRRFDEAAAAHGAAIDAYREAGDLNGQSSALQNLGIALRQLGDAEEAVTAHRAAARISHELGGRFREAAALHGLGMALREAGRFDEAVTACQEAAEIFRDLGDDRNEEFALEDLRRARNAQGADGARWWRRRRR, from the coding sequence ATGAACGACGAGATCCGCAATACCGTCACGGGCGACGTCTTCTTCAGCACCGTTATCCAGGGGCGCGACATCACGGTCGTACTGCCGCCCCGGATCATCCCCGCGATGACCGGCCTTCCGCCCGCGACACCGAGCTTCACCGGTCGTGACTCCGATCTGGCCGCACTGCTGGACACCCTCACCCCGAGCGAGACCGCGGAGGGGCCCGTGCCGACCCTGGTCACGGCCGCGGTGGGCGGGATGGGCGGGATCGGCAAGACGGAACTGGCGCTCCAAGCCGCGCGCACCGCCCTCGACCGAGGTTGGTTCCCCGGCGGGGTCTTGTTCACCGACATGCGCGGTTACGAAACCGATCCCGGGCTTCGTCATGGACCCGGCCACGCGCTGGAAAGCTTCCTGCGCGCTGTCGGTGTGCCCGGCGAGCACATCCCCGCCGACGTGCAGGACCGGTCTCGGCTGCTGCGGTCGGTGCTGGCGACCTACGCGGCGAAGGGACGACGCGTGCTCCTGGTGATCGACAACGTCTCCACCAGCGGGCAGGCGGTGCCGCTGCTGCCTTCCGACGGGAGCTGCGCGGCGATCGTGACCTCACGTCACGTACTGGCCGACCTGGACGCCCGGCTGCTCAACCTCGACACCCTCCCCGTCGACCTCGGCGCCGATCTGCTCGACAAGGCGTTGCTGCTGCGCGATCCCGCCGACTCACGCGTCCACGACCACCCCGGTGACGCCGCGCGCTTGGCCGAGCTGTGCGCGGGCCTGCCACTGGCCTTGCGGATCGTCGCCGCTCAGCTGGCCGCCAACCCCGCCAAGCCCCTGGCCGCGATGACGACCGACCTCGGTGATGTTGCGTCCCGGCTGGACGGGATGACCTTCGCCGACCGAGCGGTCCACGCCGTCTTCGACTCGTCCTACCACCAGCTCGTCGGTGATCGGGCCCGTTTGTTCCGGTTGCTGTCGCTGAACCCGGGCCCCGACTTTTCCAGCTCGGCGGCGGCATCCCTCGCGGGCCTGGCGGAAGCTGACGCTCGTCGTGGCCTGGAAGCGTTAGCCCAAGCCCATTTGATCGAACCCGGCACCGGCTACGACCGGTGGCGGTTGCACGACCTTCTCCGCCTGCACTCGGCCCGCCACGGTGAACTTCACGCCGAACCGGACCGGCGTGAGCAGGCCTTGGCGCGGCTGCTGGGGTACTACCTCACCACCACCGGGGCGGCCAACGCGCACCTGGACCCTCGGGTCGAAGAGCCAGGGGCGCTCGGGTTCCCCGACCAGGAACACGCGCTGAACTGGCTGGATGTCGAGTACGCCAACCTGACCGCCGCGACTTTCACCGTTCTCGCCGATCACCCCGCGATCGGGCGTGACCTGCCGCAGGCGATGTGGCACTTCCTGCGCAGACGGCGGTATCTCAACGACTGGATCGCCCTGTCCGAGGCCGCTGTCGACGCAGCACGCTCCCTGGCCGACCGCGATGGTGAAGCGACAGCGCTCAACGCTCTCGGCAGCGCTTTGCAAGAAATGGGGCGGATCGAAGAGGCGGTCACGGCCCACACCGACGCCGCCCGGTTCTACCGAGATGTCGGCAACCACCACGGTGAGGGGAAGGCGCTGATCAATCTGGGAGCCGCGCTGCTACGGAACAAGCTGGCGGATCAGGCCGTCACCGCGCTCCACGGCGCCGCGGAAATGTTCCAGCAGACCGGCGACCGCGTTCACGAGGTCATGGCGTTGCAAAACCTGGGCACGGCCCTGCGCGCGCAGGGACGGCTGGACGAGGCCGTCACCATTCACACCGATGTCGTCCGGATCTACCGCGATCTGCGGGATCGCCACGGTGAAGCCATCGCGGCCGACAACCTCGGCTCTTCCCTGCACGAGGTCCAGAGGTTCGACGAGGCGATCGACGCTCACCGGAGTGCGGCACGGTACTACCACGAGGAGGGTGATCACTACGGCGAAGCGATGGCGCTCAACAGCCTCGGCCTTTCGCTCCGCGAGGTCCAGCGGACCGAGGAAGCGATCACCGCCCACCAGGACGCCGCACGGCTTGCCCGCGAGGTCGGCGACCACGACGGCGAAGCGATGGCGCTCAACAATCTCGGTAACGCCCTCGGTGGGATACGGCGGTTCGACGAAGCCGCCGCCGCACACGGTGCCGCCATCGACGCCTACCGCGAGGCCGGTGACCTCAACGGTCAAAGTTCGGCGCTGCAGAACCTCGGCATCGCGCTGCGCCAGCTGGGCGATGCCGAGGAAGCCGTCACCGCGCACCGAGCCGCCGCCCGGATTTCCCATGAACTGGGTGGACGCTTCCGCGAAGCCGCGGCACTGCACGGTCTCGGGATGGCCCTTCGCGAGGCGGGCAGGTTCGACGAAGCCGTCACGGCGTGTCAGGAGGCCGCCGAGATCTTCAGGGATCTCGGTGACGATCGGAACGAGGAATTCGCCCTCGAAGACCTTCGCCGGGCGCGGAACGCTCAAGGTGCCGACGGGGCCCGGTGGTGGCGTCGGCGACGTCGTTGA
- a CDS encoding glycoside hydrolase family 88 protein, protein MELSRRAMLGTTAGAAAAFTVAGPGSAAAAEPPGFEATAQYAIAKLRAVAPTITAFPVGTKFEKWTYSTDGDWVGGFWPGSLLLAWLYSGDERFKDYGLDSARKLAPRQHDTGTHDLGFLFTPSWITAWRLTGDPFWRDGALRAAESLTKRYNANGRFIRAWGALDSPKNAGRVIMDTMMNLDLLTFAAQQTGNRGYLDIAVAHASTTQQHVVRPDGSTPHVFDFDPATGAPIGPNTVQGYSPTSCWSRGQAWGIYGFTTMHRRTGDPGFLATARKLADFALSALTADQVPVWDYRAPQAPDDVKDASAGVIMACGLLDLAKATRQPRYAERARRIVDAVSRTCLTTRSTRAEAVVARCTRNRPSEDGVEISLPYADYYLLEALMRILRPREIAKALDL, encoded by the coding sequence GTGGAGCTTTCTCGACGTGCAATGCTGGGGACGACAGCGGGGGCCGCGGCCGCGTTCACGGTCGCGGGGCCCGGTTCGGCGGCAGCGGCGGAACCACCGGGCTTCGAAGCCACCGCCCAGTACGCGATCGCCAAGCTGCGGGCCGTCGCGCCGACGATCACCGCGTTCCCGGTCGGCACGAAGTTCGAGAAGTGGACGTACTCCACCGACGGCGACTGGGTCGGCGGGTTCTGGCCGGGATCCCTGCTGCTGGCGTGGCTCTACAGCGGCGACGAGCGGTTCAAGGACTACGGCTTGGACTCGGCCCGCAAGCTCGCGCCGCGCCAGCACGACACCGGGACCCACGACCTCGGCTTCCTGTTCACCCCGTCCTGGATCACCGCGTGGCGGCTGACCGGCGACCCGTTCTGGCGCGACGGCGCGCTGCGCGCCGCGGAGTCGCTCACCAAGCGGTACAACGCGAACGGCCGCTTCATCCGGGCGTGGGGCGCGCTCGACAGCCCGAAGAACGCGGGCCGGGTCATCATGGACACGATGATGAACCTGGACCTGCTGACCTTCGCGGCGCAGCAGACCGGTAACCGCGGGTACCTCGACATCGCCGTCGCGCACGCGTCGACCACTCAGCAGCACGTGGTCCGCCCCGACGGCTCCACCCCGCACGTGTTCGACTTCGACCCCGCCACCGGTGCGCCGATCGGGCCGAACACCGTGCAGGGCTACAGCCCCACGTCGTGCTGGTCGCGCGGGCAGGCGTGGGGGATCTACGGGTTCACCACGATGCACCGGCGCACCGGCGATCCCGGTTTCCTCGCCACCGCAAGGAAACTGGCCGATTTCGCGCTGTCCGCGCTCACCGCCGACCAGGTGCCGGTGTGGGACTACCGCGCGCCGCAGGCACCGGACGACGTCAAGGACGCGTCCGCGGGCGTGATCATGGCCTGCGGACTGCTCGACCTCGCGAAGGCCACCCGCCAGCCGCGGTACGCCGAGCGCGCGCGGCGCATCGTCGACGCGGTGTCCCGCACCTGCCTGACCACCCGATCGACGCGGGCCGAGGCCGTCGTCGCGCGGTGCACCCGCAACAGGCCGAGCGAGGACGGTGTCGAGATCTCGCTCCCCTACGCCGATTACTACCTGCTCGAAGCCCTGATGCGGATCCTGCGCCCGCGCGAGATCGCCAAGGCGCTCGACCTGTGA
- a CDS encoding putative quinol monooxygenase: protein MIFITAKFRVKPEHAENWPEISRAFTESTRAEPGCLWYDWSRSLDDPNEYVLVEAFRDGEAGAAHVGSDHFKTAQAELPPYLVETPRIVSTTVDQDGWAELGELAVKE from the coding sequence ATGATCTTCATCACCGCCAAGTTCCGGGTGAAGCCGGAGCACGCGGAGAACTGGCCCGAGATCTCGCGCGCGTTCACCGAGTCGACCCGCGCCGAGCCGGGCTGCCTCTGGTACGACTGGTCGCGCAGCCTCGACGACCCGAACGAGTACGTTCTGGTCGAGGCCTTCCGCGACGGCGAGGCGGGCGCCGCCCACGTCGGCTCGGACCACTTCAAGACCGCGCAGGCCGAACTCCCGCCGTACCTGGTCGAGACCCCGCGCATCGTCAGCACGACTGTCGATCAGGACGGGTGGGCCGAACTCGGCGAGCTGGCCGTCAAGGAATGA
- a CDS encoding NAD(P)-dependent alcohol dehydrogenase, with amino-acid sequence MKAVQVVGYGERLKLAEVAEPAVTGPYDVIVRIGGAGVCRTDIHILEGQWAEKSGVALPYTIGHENAGWVHAVGSAVTNVTEGDKVIVHPLVTCGLCRACRAGDDVHCEASQFPGIDTAGGYAEYLKTSARSVVKLDDSLEPADVAALADAGLTAYHAAAKAARRLRPGDRCVVIGAGGLGHIGIQVLKAITAAELIVVDRNPDAVELAVSIGADHGVVADGGQVAAVGELTGGHGAETVIDFVGEGGATRDGVAMLRRAGDYHVVGYGENIDVPTIDVISAEINFVGNLVGSYTDLCELMVLAAQDRVRLHTARYPLESFQDAIDDLDAGRIRGRAILVP; translated from the coding sequence GTGAAGGCAGTCCAGGTCGTCGGCTACGGCGAACGGCTGAAGCTGGCCGAGGTGGCCGAGCCCGCCGTCACCGGTCCGTACGACGTGATCGTCCGGATCGGCGGTGCCGGCGTGTGCCGCACCGACATCCACATCCTCGAAGGCCAGTGGGCCGAGAAGTCCGGTGTCGCGCTGCCCTACACGATCGGCCACGAGAACGCGGGCTGGGTGCACGCGGTCGGCAGCGCGGTGACCAACGTCACCGAGGGCGACAAGGTGATCGTGCACCCGCTCGTCACGTGCGGGCTGTGCCGGGCCTGTCGCGCGGGCGACGACGTGCACTGCGAAGCGAGCCAGTTTCCCGGGATAGACACCGCGGGTGGTTACGCGGAGTACCTGAAGACCTCCGCGCGCAGCGTGGTCAAGCTCGACGATTCGCTGGAACCCGCTGATGTCGCGGCACTCGCCGACGCCGGGCTCACGGCGTACCACGCGGCCGCGAAGGCGGCCCGGCGGCTGCGTCCCGGCGACCGGTGCGTGGTCATCGGCGCGGGCGGGCTGGGGCACATCGGGATCCAGGTGCTCAAGGCGATCACCGCGGCCGAGCTGATCGTGGTGGACCGCAACCCGGACGCGGTCGAGCTGGCGGTGTCGATCGGCGCGGACCACGGCGTGGTGGCGGACGGCGGGCAGGTGGCCGCCGTCGGCGAGCTGACCGGCGGCCATGGCGCGGAAACCGTGATCGACTTCGTCGGCGAGGGCGGCGCGACCCGTGACGGCGTCGCGATGCTGCGGCGCGCGGGGGATTACCACGTCGTCGGGTACGGCGAGAACATCGACGTCCCGACGATCGACGTGATCTCGGCGGAGATCAACTTCGTCGGCAACCTCGTGGGGTCCTACACCGATCTGTGCGAGCTGATGGTGCTGGCCGCGCAGGACCGCGTGCGGCTGCACACCGCGCGGTACCCGCTGGAGTCGTTCCAGGACGCCATCGACGACCTGGACGCGGGGCGCATCCGCGGCCGGGCGATCCTCGTCCCGTGA
- a CDS encoding iron-sulfur cluster assembly protein has product MPALDQLARRALDTVYDPELDEPITDLGFVRSIEASGGELTVHLRLPTSFCSPNFAYLMASDAKDVLGELPGAERVVVRLDDHHDSDRINRGLAADAGYRGTFGSEAEKDLDELRLTFRRKAHTAAMERALTALLRADEDLAEEQLHDVALKDLPDGRTTSALLRRREALGLSTAPDEPVLVDDNGEPYPREEVPVRLRFARAIRISIDGNAHFCRGLLRTRYPDSAADQAPRDPSPSSEEARAS; this is encoded by the coding sequence ATGCCCGCCCTCGACCAGCTCGCCCGCAGGGCGCTCGACACCGTCTACGATCCGGAACTGGACGAGCCGATCACCGATCTCGGGTTCGTGCGGTCCATCGAGGCCAGCGGTGGTGAGCTGACCGTCCACTTGCGACTGCCGACCTCGTTCTGCTCGCCCAACTTCGCGTACCTGATGGCGTCCGACGCGAAGGACGTCCTCGGCGAGCTGCCTGGTGCGGAGCGCGTGGTGGTCCGGCTCGACGATCACCACGACTCCGACCGTATCAATCGCGGCCTCGCCGCCGACGCCGGGTACCGCGGCACGTTCGGCAGCGAGGCGGAAAAGGACCTCGACGAGCTTCGGCTCACCTTCCGCCGCAAGGCGCACACGGCGGCCATGGAACGCGCACTCACGGCTTTGCTGCGCGCTGACGAGGACCTCGCCGAGGAGCAACTGCACGACGTCGCGCTGAAAGACCTTCCCGACGGCCGCACCACGAGCGCGCTGCTTCGCCGCCGGGAAGCGCTCGGCCTGAGCACCGCACCGGACGAACCCGTGCTCGTCGACGACAACGGCGAGCCGTATCCGCGCGAGGAAGTGCCGGTGCGGCTGCGGTTCGCCCGCGCGATCCGGATTTCGATCGACGGCAACGCGCACTTCTGCCGCGGCCTGCTCCGCACCCGTTACCCCGATTCCGCGGCGGACCAGGCGCCGCGGGACCCGTCCCCATCGTCCGAGGAGGCACGAGCATCGTGA
- a CDS encoding amidohydrolase family protein, translated as MYTKDGESYFILDAHVALWDARPENQRNIHGKQFIDCFYDYHRNLSPESEVWPYEDYLYQGGERLLKDLFTDGYVDHAIFQPAALPAFYRNGFGQTEEAFALAREHPDKLTYNHCWDPRFGEDGLKQLREDAKRFGLKGAKLYTAEWFGDSRGWKLDDKWSYRYLEAAQELGIKNIHIHKGPTIRPLDRDAFDVADVDKVATDFTELNFVIEHCGLPRLEDFCWIATQEPNVHAGLAVAMPFIHTRPRYFAQIIGELLYWLDENRIQFSSDYAIWTPKWLVEQFVDFQIPEDMTEYAPLTTEVKKKILGLNAAAMYDIEVPAGLQVRFPPARAETEAVAVA; from the coding sequence ATGTACACCAAGGACGGCGAGAGCTACTTCATCCTGGACGCCCACGTGGCGCTGTGGGACGCCCGCCCGGAGAACCAGCGCAACATCCACGGCAAGCAGTTCATCGACTGCTTCTACGACTACCACCGCAACCTCAGCCCCGAGTCCGAGGTGTGGCCGTACGAGGACTACCTCTACCAGGGCGGCGAGCGGTTGCTGAAGGATCTGTTCACCGACGGTTACGTCGACCACGCGATCTTCCAGCCCGCCGCGCTGCCCGCCTTCTACCGCAACGGTTTCGGCCAGACCGAAGAGGCCTTCGCGCTGGCGCGGGAGCACCCGGACAAGCTCACCTACAACCACTGCTGGGACCCGCGGTTCGGCGAAGACGGCCTGAAGCAGCTGCGCGAGGACGCGAAGCGGTTCGGCCTCAAGGGCGCCAAGCTCTACACCGCCGAGTGGTTCGGCGACTCGCGCGGCTGGAAGCTCGACGACAAGTGGAGCTACCGGTACCTGGAGGCCGCTCAGGAACTGGGCATCAAGAACATCCACATCCACAAAGGACCGACGATCCGGCCGCTCGACCGCGACGCGTTCGACGTCGCCGACGTGGACAAGGTGGCCACCGATTTCACCGAGCTGAACTTCGTGATCGAGCACTGCGGCCTGCCTCGGCTGGAGGACTTCTGCTGGATCGCGACGCAGGAGCCCAACGTGCACGCCGGGCTCGCGGTGGCCATGCCGTTCATCCACACGCGACCCCGCTACTTCGCGCAGATCATCGGCGAACTGCTGTACTGGCTCGACGAGAACCGGATCCAGTTCTCCAGCGACTACGCGATCTGGACGCCGAAATGGCTGGTGGAGCAGTTCGTCGACTTCCAGATCCCCGAGGACATGACGGAGTACGCGCCGCTCACCACCGAGGTCAAGAAGAAGATCCTCGGGCTCAACGCGGCCGCGATGTACGACATCGAAGTGCCTGCCGGGTTGCAGGTGCGGTTTCCGCCCGCGCGGGCGGAAACCGAAGCCGTGGCGGTCGCCTGA